The Prosthecobacter debontii genome includes a window with the following:
- a CDS encoding transposase → AFVTYIEQVLCPTLRSGDIVVMDNLSVHKSPEVQRLVEAVGAEVRFLPAYSPDLNPIEKMWSKIKNSLRSLEARTPEQLDAAISVAFSKVTAKDAMGWFASCGYSII, encoded by the coding sequence CAGCTTTTGTCACTTACATTGAGCAGGTGCTCTGCCCGACGTTGAGATCGGGAGATATCGTGGTCATGGACAATCTGTCGGTGCATAAGAGTCCAGAAGTCCAGAGGCTTGTCGAGGCGGTGGGAGCCGAGGTGCGCTTCCTTCCAGCTTACTCGCCGGACCTCAACCCGATTGAGAAGATGTGGAGCAAGATCAAGAACTCGCTGCGCAGCCTGGAGGCCCGCACACCGGAGCAACTAGATGCAGCCATCAGCGTAGCGTTCTCAAAGGTCACCGCCAAAGACGCCATGGGTTGGTTCGCTTCTTG